One region of Skermanella mucosa genomic DNA includes:
- the ccmI gene encoding c-type cytochrome biogenesis protein CcmI: MLFWIVAALMTAAVTALVLTPLLRARQSAAGRAPYDMEVYRDQLAELDRDLSRGVIDERQAQAARTEIGRRMLAVADEGEREAASGAAPSGRGSRAMALALCALIPLGALAVYIPTGHPDLPAQPFASREAPPNGGPPGEVMQAIAKLEQHLKDEPGDLQGWLLIAQTYTRMGRFEDSAEAYRNAVGVSQGKDTGILSSYAEAMTAANQGVVPEEAVRTFDAVLQADPKDARARYYLALARAQAGDLRGALDRWVALAAESPADAPWLATVRQRITDTAGQLGVDVATVMPQPLPPSQAQAAPAPRTAPGPTREQMADAADMAPEQRDAMIRSMVDGLAKRLQDNPNDADGWLRLGRAYRVLGERDKATEALASGVKAAPGRVDLLTAYADALIASGGDQDTPPAPAVAVLRDVLKIQPDNPQALYFVGLDAARAANTAEASQLWGRLLTQLRPGSPEHAEVQSLLERLKQGG; the protein is encoded by the coding sequence ATGCTGTTCTGGATCGTCGCCGCCCTGATGACGGCGGCCGTGACCGCCCTGGTCCTCACCCCGCTGCTGCGCGCCCGGCAGTCGGCCGCCGGCCGCGCGCCCTACGACATGGAAGTCTACCGCGATCAGCTGGCGGAACTGGACCGGGACCTTTCCCGCGGCGTCATCGACGAGCGGCAGGCCCAGGCCGCCCGCACCGAGATCGGCCGCCGCATGCTGGCCGTCGCGGACGAGGGCGAGCGCGAAGCCGCCTCCGGCGCCGCGCCATCCGGCCGGGGCAGCCGCGCGATGGCGCTGGCGCTGTGCGCCCTGATCCCGCTGGGGGCGCTGGCCGTCTATATCCCGACCGGCCATCCCGACCTGCCGGCCCAGCCCTTCGCTTCCCGTGAAGCCCCGCCGAACGGCGGCCCGCCGGGCGAGGTGATGCAGGCCATCGCCAAGCTGGAGCAGCACCTGAAGGACGAGCCCGGCGACCTCCAGGGCTGGCTGCTGATCGCCCAGACCTATACCCGCATGGGCCGGTTCGAGGACAGCGCCGAGGCCTACCGGAACGCCGTCGGCGTCAGCCAGGGCAAGGACACCGGCATCCTGTCCTCCTACGCGGAAGCCATGACCGCGGCCAACCAGGGCGTGGTGCCCGAGGAGGCGGTCCGCACCTTCGACGCCGTGCTCCAGGCCGACCCGAAGGACGCCCGCGCCCGCTACTATCTGGCGCTCGCCCGCGCCCAGGCCGGCGACCTGCGCGGCGCGCTCGACCGCTGGGTCGCCCTGGCGGCGGAGAGCCCGGCCGACGCGCCTTGGCTCGCCACGGTGCGCCAGCGAATCACCGATACCGCCGGCCAGCTCGGCGTCGATGTCGCCACGGTGATGCCCCAGCCGCTGCCGCCCTCCCAGGCCCAGGCGGCGCCCGCCCCCCGGACCGCCCCCGGCCCGACGCGCGAGCAGATGGCCGACGCCGCGGACATGGCTCCTGAACAGCGCGACGCCATGATCCGGAGCATGGTGGACGGCCTCGCCAAGCGCCTGCAGGACAACCCTAACGACGCCGACGGCTGGCTCCGCCTGGGCCGCGCCTACAGGGTGCTGGGCGAGCGGGACAAGGCGACCGAGGCCCTGGCGTCCGGGGTAAAGGCCGCGCCGGGCCGGGTCGACCTGCTGACCGCCTATGCCGACGCCCTGATCGCCTCGGGCGGCGACCAGGACACCCCGCCCGCCCCCGCCGTGGCGGTGCTGCGCGACGTGCTGAAGATCCAGCCCGACAACCCGCAGGCGCTCTATTTCGTCGGCCTGGACGCCGCCCGCGCCGCCAACACCGCCGAGGCCTCCCAGCTCTGGGGCCGGCTGCTGACCCAGCTCCGGCCCGGCTCGCCGGAGCATGCCGAGGTCCAATCGCTCCTTGAGCGCCTGAAGCAGGGCGGCTGA
- a CDS encoding ABC transporter ATP-binding protein — protein MGLSQPPPANQIPSPDPGAAIVVEDLHKRFGQLEVLKGVSLVAHEGDVISMIGSSGSGKSTFLRCINLLETPDEGRVWVNGELIRMKQGRHHAVPADPRQVDRIRSRLGMVFQGFNLWSHMTVLQNVIEAPVHVLGVPKAEAIARAEALLEKVGLEAKSKAYPSHLSGGQQQRVAIARALAMQPKVMLFDEPTSALDPELVGEVLRVMRQLADEGMTMIVVTHEMGFAREVSSEVIFLHQGRIEERGPPGQVLVDPQSERCRQFLARNL, from the coding sequence ATGGGCCTGTCACAGCCGCCGCCAGCCAACCAGATCCCCAGCCCCGATCCCGGGGCGGCCATCGTCGTCGAAGATCTCCACAAGCGGTTCGGGCAGCTCGAGGTGCTGAAGGGCGTCTCGCTGGTCGCCCACGAAGGCGACGTGATCTCCATGATCGGGTCGAGCGGCTCCGGCAAGAGCACCTTCCTGCGCTGCATCAACCTGCTGGAGACGCCCGACGAGGGCCGCGTCTGGGTCAACGGCGAGCTGATCCGCATGAAGCAGGGCCGCCACCATGCGGTGCCGGCCGACCCCCGCCAGGTCGACCGCATCCGGTCCCGGCTCGGCATGGTGTTCCAGGGCTTCAACCTGTGGAGCCACATGACCGTGCTCCAGAACGTGATCGAGGCGCCGGTCCATGTCCTGGGCGTCCCGAAGGCCGAGGCGATCGCCCGGGCCGAGGCGCTGCTCGAGAAGGTCGGGCTGGAAGCAAAGTCCAAAGCCTATCCCAGCCATCTCTCCGGCGGGCAGCAGCAGCGCGTCGCCATCGCCCGGGCATTGGCCATGCAGCCCAAGGTGATGCTGTTCGACGAGCCGACCTCGGCCCTGGACCCCGAGCTGGTCGGCGAGGTGCTGCGCGTGATGCGCCAGCTCGCCGACGAGGGCATGACCATGATCGTCGTGACGCACGAGATGGGCTTCGCCCGCGAGGTGTCGAGCGAGGTCATCTTCCTGCACCAGGGCCGCATCGAGGAACGGGGACCGCCCGGCCAGGTGCTGGTCGATCCCCAGTCCGAGCGCTGCCGCCAGTTCCTGGCGCGCAATCTCTGA
- a CDS encoding transporter substrate-binding domain-containing protein: protein MKKTLAAIATGMILIAAAGVPQAQAQTKVRIATEGAYLPWNGMDASGKLIGFEIDLAAELCKRIGATCEVMAQDWDGIIPGLQSRKYDVIMAGMSITDERKQVISFAGPYATEPTVFAAMKGSPLLDQNLPTTAVDMAEISPDEQKLIDQTAAVVDGKTVGVQVSTIQQNMLEQLMPGVEVRTYDKVDNLGLDLVSGRIDAIVADRSAIEGLIKAGDQNKDITKFGPAFSRGVLGEGVGAGVRKADTELQAKLDKAIKEATADGTITRLTTEWFGYDTSIK from the coding sequence TTGAAGAAGACCCTCGCAGCCATCGCAACCGGCATGATCCTGATCGCCGCCGCCGGCGTCCCGCAGGCCCAGGCGCAGACCAAGGTGCGGATCGCCACCGAAGGCGCCTACCTCCCCTGGAACGGCATGGACGCCTCGGGCAAGCTGATCGGGTTCGAGATCGACCTGGCGGCCGAGCTGTGCAAGCGGATCGGCGCCACCTGCGAAGTGATGGCCCAGGACTGGGACGGCATCATCCCCGGGCTCCAGTCGCGGAAATACGACGTGATCATGGCCGGCATGTCGATCACCGACGAGCGCAAGCAGGTGATCTCGTTCGCCGGCCCCTACGCCACCGAGCCGACCGTCTTCGCCGCCATGAAGGGCAGCCCGCTGCTCGACCAGAACCTGCCGACCACGGCCGTGGACATGGCCGAGATCAGCCCGGACGAGCAGAAGCTGATAGACCAGACCGCGGCCGTCGTCGACGGCAAGACCGTCGGGGTCCAGGTCTCCACGATCCAGCAGAACATGCTGGAACAGCTGATGCCCGGAGTCGAGGTCCGGACCTACGACAAGGTGGACAATCTCGGCCTCGACCTGGTGTCCGGCCGGATCGACGCCATCGTCGCCGACCGCTCAGCGATCGAGGGCCTGATCAAGGCCGGCGACCAGAACAAGGACATCACCAAGTTCGGCCCCGCCTTCTCGCGCGGCGTCCTGGGCGAGGGCGTCGGCGCCGGCGTGCGCAAGGCCGACACCGAGCTCCAGGCCAAGCTGGACAAGGCGATCAAGGAGGCGACCGCCGACGGCACCATCACCAGGCTGACGACGGAGTGGTTCGGCTACGACACTTCGATCAAGTAA
- a CDS encoding ABC transporter permease, protein MLDLLAWGDTGWGDELVRGTLMTLAVALCSFALGQVFGALGATAKLNGGIVARGIAEVYTTVVRGVPELLVIYLLFFGTGNAIMAVAAVFGYTDYIEVNAFTIGVLSVGLISGAYSTEVIRGAIQAVPFGQIEAGRAVGMRRSQIFFRILLPQTLRYALPGLGNVWQLTLKDTALISVTALAELMRSAQVAAGVTRDPFLFYTVAAALYLVLTSLSTVAFDRAERYSNRGVRRA, encoded by the coding sequence ATGCTTGACCTGCTCGCCTGGGGCGACACCGGCTGGGGCGACGAGCTGGTCCGCGGCACGCTGATGACGCTGGCGGTGGCGCTGTGCTCGTTCGCGCTGGGCCAGGTGTTCGGCGCGCTGGGCGCCACCGCCAAGCTGAACGGCGGCATCGTCGCCCGCGGCATCGCCGAGGTCTACACTACGGTGGTGCGCGGCGTGCCCGAGCTGCTGGTCATATACCTGCTGTTCTTCGGCACCGGCAACGCGATCATGGCCGTCGCCGCGGTGTTCGGCTACACCGACTATATCGAGGTCAACGCCTTCACCATCGGCGTGCTGTCGGTCGGGCTGATCTCCGGCGCCTATTCGACGGAGGTGATCCGGGGCGCCATCCAGGCGGTGCCGTTCGGCCAGATCGAGGCCGGGCGCGCCGTGGGGATGCGCAGGAGCCAGATCTTCTTCCGCATCCTGCTGCCCCAGACCTTGCGCTACGCCCTGCCCGGCCTCGGCAATGTCTGGCAGCTCACCCTGAAGGACACGGCGCTGATCTCGGTCACGGCCCTGGCGGAGCTGATGCGCTCCGCCCAGGTCGCGGCCGGCGTCACCCGCGACCCGTTCCTGTTCTACACGGTCGCGGCGGCGCTGTACCTGGTTCTGACCTCGCTCTCGACCGTCGCGTTCGACCGGGCCGAGCGCTATTCCAACCGCGGCGTAAGGCGGGCCTGA
- a CDS encoding ABC transporter permease, with translation MNLSVMWSAVPTLLAGVPVTLQLVGLALLFGFVLASGVAWMRLSANRVLSAIAGTYVFVFRGTPLLVQIFLIYYGLGQFQAVRASIFWEILREPYWCGILALTLNTAAYTSEMIRGGIQSVPHGQIEAARACGFSRFLVFRRVVAPIAVRQALPAYGNEVILMVKASSLASTITLLEITGIARRIISQTFAVFEVFIVAGAIYLLINFLITRLIRYAEWRVTPHLRRPA, from the coding sequence ATGAACCTGTCGGTGATGTGGAGTGCCGTGCCGACGCTGCTGGCCGGCGTTCCGGTGACGCTCCAGCTGGTCGGTCTGGCGCTTCTGTTCGGCTTCGTGCTGGCTTCGGGCGTCGCCTGGATGCGGCTGTCGGCCAACCGCGTCCTGTCCGCGATCGCCGGGACCTATGTGTTCGTCTTCCGGGGCACGCCGCTGCTGGTCCAGATCTTCCTGATCTATTACGGGCTTGGCCAGTTCCAGGCGGTCCGCGCCAGCATCTTCTGGGAGATCCTGCGCGAGCCCTACTGGTGCGGCATCCTGGCGCTGACGCTCAACACGGCGGCCTATACCAGCGAGATGATCCGCGGCGGCATCCAGTCCGTGCCCCACGGCCAGATCGAGGCGGCGCGGGCCTGCGGCTTCTCCCGCTTCCTGGTGTTCCGCCGGGTCGTGGCGCCGATCGCGGTCCGCCAAGCGCTGCCCGCCTACGGCAACGAGGTCATCCTGATGGTCAAGGCCAGCTCGCTCGCCAGCACCATCACCCTGCTGGAGATCACCGGCATCGCGCGCCGGATCATCTCCCAGACCTTCGCGGTGTTCGAGGTCTTCATCGTGGCGGGCGCGATCTACCTGCTGATCAACTTCCTGATCACCCGCCTGATCCGCTATGCCGAATGGCGGGTCACCCCGCACCTGCGCCGGCCGGCATAG
- a CDS encoding MFS transporter, translating into MGRRGGIFSWCLYDWAMSAYNTVIGTFIFSVYFTRAVAESEVAGTAQWGRAVAVSGLAVAVLSPVLGAIADRGGRRKPWLALFTALTVAGTALMWFVTPEPSSVVPALVLVALTGVTFELANVFYNAMLPSLAPPGHTGRVSGWGWGLGYVGGLGCLVLSLFGLVQAETPLFGLLGTAEQANVRATALLVALWYGVFALPLFLLTPDRPSTGVPLGTAVREGLATLVDTLRQIRRYANIARWLVASALYRDGLNTLFAFGGIYAAGTFGMGFDQIVMFAIALNVTSAAGAFGFAWIDDWIGPKRTIAWCLGGLIGFGIPLLFAESQTAFWVLALGLGIFVGPAQAAGRSMMARLSPPGMETEMFGLYALSGRAVSFVGPLLLAWATESFESQRAGMATIVLLLALGLVLLFAVREERRV; encoded by the coding sequence GTGGGACGGCGGGGCGGGATCTTCTCCTGGTGCCTCTATGACTGGGCCATGTCGGCCTACAATACGGTCATCGGCACCTTCATCTTCAGCGTGTACTTCACCCGCGCGGTGGCGGAATCGGAGGTGGCGGGCACCGCCCAATGGGGCAGGGCGGTCGCCGTCTCCGGGCTGGCGGTCGCCGTGCTGAGCCCGGTGCTGGGCGCCATCGCAGACCGGGGCGGGCGGCGCAAGCCCTGGCTGGCCCTGTTCACGGCCCTGACCGTCGCGGGGACGGCGCTGATGTGGTTCGTCACGCCGGAGCCGTCCTCCGTCGTGCCGGCGCTGGTGCTGGTGGCCTTGACCGGCGTCACTTTCGAACTGGCCAACGTCTTCTACAACGCCATGCTGCCGTCTCTGGCCCCGCCGGGCCATACCGGCCGGGTGTCCGGCTGGGGCTGGGGCCTGGGCTATGTCGGCGGGCTGGGCTGCTTGGTGCTGTCGCTGTTCGGGCTGGTGCAGGCGGAAACGCCGCTGTTCGGCCTTCTGGGGACGGCGGAGCAGGCGAACGTCCGGGCGACGGCCCTGCTGGTGGCGCTGTGGTACGGCGTCTTCGCCCTGCCGCTGTTCCTGCTGACGCCGGACCGGCCGTCCACCGGCGTGCCGCTCGGGACGGCGGTGCGGGAAGGCTTGGCGACGCTGGTGGACACCCTGCGCCAGATCCGCCGCTATGCCAACATCGCCCGCTGGCTGGTCGCCAGCGCGCTCTATCGCGACGGGCTGAACACGCTGTTCGCGTTCGGCGGCATCTATGCCGCAGGGACCTTCGGCATGGGGTTCGACCAGATCGTGATGTTCGCCATCGCGCTGAACGTCACCTCGGCCGCCGGGGCCTTCGGCTTCGCCTGGATCGACGACTGGATCGGGCCGAAGCGGACCATAGCCTGGTGCCTGGGGGGTCTGATCGGATTCGGCATTCCGCTGCTGTTCGCCGAATCGCAGACGGCCTTCTGGGTGCTGGCGCTCGGGCTGGGGATCTTCGTCGGGCCGGCGCAGGCGGCCGGGCGGTCGATGATGGCCCGCCTGTCGCCGCCGGGGATGGAAACGGAGATGTTCGGCCTGTACGCGCTATCCGGGAGGGCTGTCTCCTTCGTGGGGCCGCTTCTCCTCGCGTGGGCCACGGAATCCTTCGAAAGTCAACGGGCCGGAATGGCAACCATCGTGCTATTGCTCGCGTTGGGTCTGGTGCTGTTGTTTGCGGTGCGGGAGGAACGAAGGGTCTGA
- a CDS encoding helicase HerA-like domain-containing protein, which yields MAGGEGIFVGKGEESQVLPLKYANRHGLIAGATGTGKTVSLQVLAEGFSRAGVPVFLADVKGDLAGISQPGGGNPKVAERAALLGIADPASDGCPTVLWDLFGEQGHPIRATVSEMGPLLLARLLELNDVQEGVLNLTFKVADDEGLLLLDLKDLRAMLAHVADNAATFAPRYGTVSKASVGAIQRQLLVLEQQGAESFFGEPALELADLMRVAPDGRGTVNLLAADKLMRSPRLYATFLLWLLSELFEELPEAGDLPKPKLVFFFDEAHLLFDDAPKALVDKVEQVVRLIRSKGVGVYFITQNPLDIPEDVLGQLGNRVQHALRAFTPRDQRAVRAAAETFRANPKFSAATAIQELAVGEALVSLLEAKGVPSVVDRVMMAPPGCRLGPIGAAERADLLARSPVKGRYDHPIDRHSAYEHLRERAEKPAIEPAKAQKPAGRQPRAAAPRQSPGEAMVNSALRSLGTQLGRQIARGILGAIMKR from the coding sequence ATGGCTGGGGGCGAGGGCATCTTCGTGGGCAAGGGGGAGGAAAGCCAAGTCCTCCCGCTCAAGTATGCGAACCGGCACGGGCTGATCGCCGGGGCGACCGGGACCGGCAAGACGGTGTCGCTCCAGGTGCTGGCGGAGGGGTTCTCCCGGGCGGGCGTGCCGGTCTTCCTGGCCGACGTCAAGGGCGACCTCGCCGGTATCAGCCAGCCTGGCGGCGGCAATCCCAAGGTTGCCGAGCGGGCGGCGCTCCTGGGCATCGCGGACCCTGCGTCGGACGGCTGCCCGACGGTGTTGTGGGACCTGTTCGGCGAGCAGGGGCATCCGATCCGGGCGACCGTCTCCGAGATGGGGCCGCTGCTGCTGGCCCGCCTGCTGGAGCTGAACGACGTCCAGGAAGGCGTGCTCAACCTCACCTTCAAGGTCGCCGACGACGAGGGCCTGCTGCTGCTCGACCTGAAGGACCTGCGGGCGATGCTGGCCCATGTCGCCGACAATGCCGCGACGTTTGCGCCGCGCTACGGCACCGTCAGCAAGGCGTCGGTCGGCGCGATCCAGCGCCAGTTGCTGGTGCTGGAGCAGCAGGGTGCCGAGAGCTTCTTCGGCGAGCCGGCGCTGGAACTGGCCGACCTGATGCGGGTGGCGCCGGACGGGCGCGGCACCGTCAACCTGCTGGCCGCCGACAAGCTGATGCGCTCGCCCCGCCTCTACGCGACCTTCCTGCTGTGGCTGCTGTCGGAGCTGTTCGAGGAACTGCCCGAGGCCGGCGACCTGCCCAAGCCCAAGCTGGTGTTCTTCTTCGACGAGGCGCATCTGCTGTTCGACGACGCGCCCAAGGCCCTGGTGGACAAGGTCGAGCAGGTGGTCCGCCTGATCCGCTCCAAGGGGGTGGGCGTCTATTTCATCACCCAGAACCCGCTCGACATCCCGGAGGACGTGCTGGGACAGCTCGGCAACCGGGTCCAACACGCGCTGCGCGCCTTCACCCCGCGCGACCAGCGGGCGGTGCGCGCCGCCGCCGAGACCTTCCGGGCCAACCCGAAATTCAGCGCCGCGACGGCGATCCAGGAACTGGCGGTCGGCGAGGCGCTGGTCTCGCTGCTGGAGGCCAAGGGCGTCCCGTCGGTGGTCGACCGGGTGATGATGGCGCCGCCCGGCTGCCGCCTGGGGCCGATCGGCGCCGCCGAGCGGGCCGACCTGCTGGCCCGCAGCCCGGTCAAGGGCCGCTACGACCACCCGATCGACCGCCATTCCGCCTACGAGCACCTGCGCGAAAGGGCGGAAAAGCCGGCGATCGAGCCCGCGAAAGCCCAGAAGCCCGCGGGACGCCAGCCGCGCGCCGCCGCGCCGCGCCAGTCCCCGGGGGAGGCGATGGTCAACAGCGCGCTGCGCAGCCTCGGAACGCAGTTGGGCCGGCAGATCGCGCGGGGTATCCTGGGCGCCATCATGAAGCGCTGA
- the miaB gene encoding tRNA (N6-isopentenyl adenosine(37)-C2)-methylthiotransferase MiaB: MNVYDSARMADVLAPLGYRPVEVPEGADMVILNTCHIREKASEKVFSELGRLRLEKNRQATDEDGRRMIIAVAGCVAQAEGEEIMARAPFVDMVFGPQTYHQLPEMVARASRAAGERVLNTDFPVESKFDFLPGESADAGVSAFLSVQEGCDKFCTFCVVPYTRGAEYSRPAAQIVAEARRMAATGTREITLLGQNVNAYHGDGPAGGTWGLGRLIRELAEIDGVERIRYTTSHPRDMDDDLIAAHGEVPQLMPFVHLPVQSGSDRILAAMNRKHTADDYRRLIDRMRAARPDLALSSDFIVGFPGERDADFADTLRLVTDIGYAQAYSFKYSARPGTPAAGLGDAQVPETVKNERLAALQQLLNAQQVAFNQACVGRVLPVLLDRAGKRPGQLMGRSPFMQSVPVAAPQRLAGTVVDVRIDAAHANSLAGDLVLADGVTVSGPEASTPPVDFSNPPAWEATA; this comes from the coding sequence ATGAACGTCTATGACAGCGCCCGCATGGCCGACGTCCTGGCGCCGCTGGGGTATCGGCCGGTCGAGGTCCCCGAGGGGGCCGACATGGTCATCCTGAACACCTGCCACATCCGCGAGAAGGCTTCGGAGAAGGTCTTCTCCGAGCTGGGCCGCCTGCGCCTGGAGAAGAACCGGCAGGCGACCGACGAGGACGGGCGCCGCATGATCATCGCCGTCGCCGGCTGCGTCGCCCAGGCGGAGGGCGAGGAGATCATGGCGCGGGCACCATTCGTCGACATGGTGTTCGGCCCCCAGACCTACCATCAGTTGCCCGAGATGGTCGCCCGCGCCAGCCGCGCCGCCGGCGAGCGGGTGCTGAACACCGATTTCCCGGTGGAGAGCAAGTTCGACTTCCTGCCGGGCGAGAGCGCCGACGCCGGCGTCTCGGCCTTCCTGTCCGTGCAGGAGGGCTGCGACAAGTTCTGCACCTTCTGCGTGGTCCCCTACACCCGGGGCGCGGAGTACTCGCGTCCCGCGGCCCAGATCGTCGCCGAGGCGCGGCGCATGGCCGCGACCGGCACCCGCGAGATCACCCTGCTCGGCCAGAACGTCAACGCCTACCACGGCGACGGCCCGGCGGGCGGCACCTGGGGGCTCGGCCGGCTGATCCGCGAGCTGGCCGAGATCGACGGCGTGGAGCGCATCCGCTACACCACGTCCCATCCGCGCGACATGGACGACGACCTGATCGCCGCCCACGGCGAGGTGCCGCAGCTGATGCCGTTCGTCCACCTGCCGGTGCAGAGCGGGTCGGACCGCATCCTGGCCGCCATGAACCGCAAGCACACCGCCGACGACTACCGCCGGCTGATCGACCGGATGCGCGCGGCCCGGCCGGACCTCGCCCTGTCGTCCGACTTCATCGTGGGTTTCCCCGGCGAGCGCGACGCCGACTTCGCGGACACGCTGCGGCTGGTCACCGATATCGGCTACGCCCAGGCCTATTCGTTCAAGTACAGCGCACGGCCCGGCACCCCGGCCGCCGGCCTGGGCGACGCCCAGGTGCCGGAGACCGTGAAGAACGAGCGGCTGGCGGCGCTCCAGCAGCTGCTCAACGCCCAGCAGGTCGCCTTCAACCAGGCCTGCGTCGGCCGCGTCCTGCCGGTATTGCTGGACCGCGCCGGCAAGCGGCCGGGCCAGCTGATGGGGCGCAGCCCCTTCATGCAGTCCGTCCCGGTGGCGGCACCGCAACGTCTGGCCGGAACGGTGGTTGATGTCCGTATCGACGCCGCCCACGCCAACAGCCTCGCCGGCGATCTGGTGCTGGCGGACGGCGTGACGGTTTCCGGCCCGGAGGCTTCGACGCCGCCCGTGGATTTTTCCAACCCCCCAGCCTGGGAGGCAACTGCTTGA
- a CDS encoding PhoH family protein: MTGSPDRRIDLAFDDNRLLPLLYGEHDSHLARIETQLGVSLISRGNTLTIAGPPDASESARAALDALWERLKRGMVVGSAEVDAALRMATGVGDGAARELAMQAIARPDFNVKTKRRSISPRSPTQAAYIQALQENELVFGLGPAGTGKTYLAVAQAVVMLTSGQVDRIVLSRPAVEAGERLGFLPGDLREKIDPYLRPLYDALYDMLPAEQVARRLGNGEIEIAPLAFMRGRTLANAYVILDEAQNTTPMQMKMFLTRLGENGRMAVTGDTSQIDLPSGTRSGLKDAIEILHGVPGVSFVHFGDADVVRHPLVGRIVRAYDRHDAERKAGRPGEDFRREDGRR, from the coding sequence TTGACGGGGTCCCCCGACCGTCGCATCGACTTGGCCTTCGACGACAACCGGCTGCTGCCGCTGCTCTATGGCGAGCATGACAGCCATCTCGCCCGGATCGAGACCCAGCTCGGCGTCTCGCTGATCAGCCGCGGCAATACCCTGACCATCGCCGGTCCGCCCGACGCGTCGGAAAGCGCCCGCGCGGCGCTCGACGCGCTTTGGGAGCGGCTGAAACGCGGCATGGTGGTCGGCTCGGCCGAGGTGGACGCGGCGCTTCGCATGGCGACCGGCGTCGGCGACGGCGCCGCCCGCGAGCTTGCCATGCAGGCGATCGCCCGGCCCGACTTCAACGTCAAGACCAAGCGCCGGTCGATCTCGCCGCGGTCGCCGACCCAGGCGGCCTATATCCAGGCGCTGCAGGAGAACGAACTGGTCTTCGGGCTGGGTCCCGCCGGCACCGGCAAGACCTATCTGGCCGTGGCCCAGGCGGTCGTCATGCTGACCAGCGGGCAGGTCGACCGCATCGTGCTGTCCCGCCCGGCGGTCGAGGCGGGCGAGCGGCTGGGCTTCCTGCCCGGCGACCTGCGGGAGAAGATCGATCCCTACCTGCGCCCGCTCTACGACGCCCTGTACGACATGCTGCCGGCCGAGCAGGTCGCCCGCCGGCTGGGCAACGGCGAGATCGAGATCGCCCCGCTCGCCTTCATGCGCGGCCGGACGCTGGCCAACGCCTATGTCATCCTGGACGAGGCGCAGAACACCACGCCGATGCAGATGAAGATGTTCCTAACCCGCCTGGGCGAGAACGGGCGCATGGCGGTGACCGGCGACACCAGCCAGATCGACCTGCCCTCGGGCACCCGGTCGGGCCTGAAGGACGCGATCGAGATCCTGCACGGCGTGCCGGGCGTCAGCTTCGTCCATTTCGGCGACGCCGACGTGGTCCGCCACCCGCTGGTCGGCCGCATCGTCCGCGCCTACGACCGGCACGACGCCGAGCGCAAGGCCGGCCGGCCCGGAGAGGATTTTCGTCGGGAAGACGGGCGGCGATGA
- the ybeY gene encoding rRNA maturation RNase YbeY — protein MTAPVRPPLDVSVSLEAGDWEELVPDAEGRVEAAARAAFAAAEHPDVLRTAAAAEMSLVLADDDMVRTLNRDYRGKDKPTNVLSFALLDDAGLDDAGDADDDLAAHPGMPILIGDVILACETVRREASEQGKPVEDHLTHLVIHGVLHLLGYDHETDPDADRMERLETSILAGMGIADPYAGPSPHSDRSPGDQPGLDDGADGVSKPQTI, from the coding sequence ATGACGGCTCCCGTCCGACCGCCGCTCGACGTCTCGGTCAGCCTTGAGGCCGGCGACTGGGAGGAACTGGTCCCGGACGCGGAGGGGCGGGTCGAGGCGGCGGCCCGAGCCGCCTTCGCGGCGGCCGAGCATCCGGACGTCCTGCGCACCGCGGCGGCGGCGGAGATGAGCCTCGTGCTGGCCGACGACGACATGGTCCGGACCCTCAACCGGGACTACCGCGGCAAGGACAAGCCGACCAACGTCCTTTCGTTCGCATTACTCGACGATGCCGGGCTCGACGATGCCGGGGACGCGGATGATGACTTGGCGGCGCATCCGGGAATGCCTATACTGATCGGAGACGTGATCCTTGCCTGTGAAACCGTGCGGCGCGAAGCAAGCGAGCAGGGAAAACCGGTCGAGGATCATCTGACGCACCTTGTAATTCATGGCGTGCTCCATCTTCTCGGTTATGATCACGAAACCGACCCTGACGCCGACCGCATGGAACGACTGGAAACCAGCATTCTCGCCGGCATGGGCATCGCCGATCCCTATGCCGGGCCGTCGCCGCATTCCGATCGATCGCCTGGCGATCAGCCGGGCCTGGACGACGGCGCGGATGGCGTCTCCAAACCCCAAACCATATGA